One window of Desulfarculus baarsii DSM 2075 genomic DNA carries:
- a CDS encoding phage portal protein, translating into MVEAEGKLSPESWDALKLRLRETHQGVENSGKIMVFDQGLRYKPISISPEDAELLASRRFATEELARIFQVPPPLVGIWDHSSFTNSETAGRWFATHTLRPWCRRLEAAIMRGCFSSEAQRAYRVEFDLSDFLKGDDKTRWASYEIALRNKVLTPNEIRELEGWNPRPGGDGWGEEVAE; encoded by the coding sequence GTGGTTGAAGCCGAGGGCAAGCTGTCGCCAGAGAGCTGGGACGCACTGAAGCTTCGTTTGCGGGAGACTCATCAAGGCGTTGAAAATTCTGGCAAAATCATGGTGTTCGATCAGGGCCTGAGGTACAAGCCTATTTCGATTAGCCCCGAGGACGCCGAACTTTTGGCCAGCCGGCGCTTCGCCACCGAAGAGCTGGCGCGCATTTTCCAGGTGCCACCGCCGCTCGTGGGTATCTGGGACCACAGCTCTTTCACCAACTCCGAAACCGCCGGCCGCTGGTTCGCCACGCACACCCTGCGCCCGTGGTGTCGCCGACTTGAGGCGGCCATCATGCGTGGCTGCTTCAGCTCCGAGGCCCAGCGGGCCTATCGCGTCGAGTTCGACCTGTCCGACTTCCTGAAAGGCGACGACAAAACCCGATGGGCAAGTTACGAAATTGCCTTGCGGAACAAGGTGCTGACGCCGAACGAAATTCGCGAGTTGGAGGGCTGGAACCCGCGCCCCGGCGGCGACGGCTGGGGCGAAGAGGTGGCGGAATGA
- a CDS encoding helix-turn-helix domain-containing protein: protein MTGRLYLRVAEAAAACGVSKRTLWSWVGQGLPAFKVGGVTLVSPDKLREWLENHAVDHGQTDKIVDEVLSGLGRN from the coding sequence ATGACGGGAAGGCTTTACTTGCGAGTCGCCGAGGCGGCCGCCGCGTGCGGCGTGTCGAAGCGGACGCTGTGGAGCTGGGTAGGCCAGGGCCTGCCTGCCTTCAAGGTGGGCGGCGTGACGTTGGTGTCGCCAGATAAGCTGCGGGAATGGCTAGAAAATCACGCGGTGGACCACGGCCAAACCGACAAAATCGTTGACGAGGTTCTGTCGGGGCTGGGCCGAAATTGA
- a CDS encoding bifunctional DNA primase/polymerase — MIEAAQRYASLGWAAIPVGADKRPLRPWAEYQTRRPEAGELADWFGKPGAMVGVVTGKVSNLLVVDADNSEAISRAEALLPDGLELPIATTPRGRHYYFAHREGMKNAVGVMPAVDVRAEGGYVVAPPGPGREWLVAPWDCAPPELPAQLEDVVRARAKERMLAGVKVDPGANLPQGERAPCSRYGRHALADELTKIALAGQGGRNRQINDSSFAVGQLVGAGLLAEDGVRAALIGAGLALGLGQREVAATVASGLAAGIREPRNVDNVDNVDIVDTCGQVWTGVDRCGHLWTGVDTCGQDMAQRGRGDSVRFGGNLAAEISEWVANSTGSFTTADVDREFGLVDRRDRKNRSMVLTRLIEEKKIKRDPRQAGRFHILASHLEFVDLASTDGQPFGLALPLGLDQMVSLPPKSIVVLAGQTNAGKTALALNILRDNIGRQELLYCMSEMGPQEYRQRVGAFGDPLDHWRAVRAASLASGFDDAIAAHNRDGLTVVDYLEERDGEYFKIASDIRGVYDALGNGVAFVCLQKKTGATFGRGGEATAEKSRLYMALDVLTHARGRTVCALKIVKAKAYPGRNPNGLERHFVIHHGWRLEPVSDWVRLDDRERAAYATKYEATLGRAA; from the coding sequence ATGATTGAGGCCGCGCAAAGATACGCCAGCCTGGGCTGGGCGGCGATCCCCGTGGGCGCAGACAAGCGCCCCCTTCGCCCGTGGGCCGAATACCAGACCCGCCGGCCCGAGGCCGGCGAACTCGCCGACTGGTTTGGCAAACCCGGCGCGATGGTAGGTGTTGTGACGGGAAAGGTTAGCAATCTGCTTGTCGTTGACGCCGACAATTCCGAGGCGATTAGTCGTGCTGAGGCCCTTTTGCCCGATGGGCTGGAGCTGCCCATTGCCACCACGCCACGGGGGCGACATTACTATTTTGCCCACCGCGAGGGTATGAAAAACGCCGTGGGCGTCATGCCCGCCGTGGACGTGCGCGCCGAGGGCGGATACGTCGTGGCCCCGCCGGGGCCAGGCCGTGAATGGCTGGTCGCCCCCTGGGATTGCGCACCACCGGAATTACCTGCGCAACTCGAAGACGTGGTGCGGGCGCGGGCCAAGGAAAGGATGCTTGCGGGTGTCAAGGTGGACCCTGGGGCAAATTTGCCCCAGGGTGAGCGCGCCCCCTGTTCCCGCTACGGGCGACACGCCCTGGCCGATGAACTGACAAAAATCGCACTGGCTGGCCAGGGGGGGCGAAACCGGCAAATCAACGATTCTTCCTTCGCCGTGGGACAGCTTGTGGGGGCCGGCCTGCTGGCCGAGGATGGAGTCAGGGCCGCTTTGATCGGGGCCGGCCTGGCCCTGGGACTCGGCCAGCGCGAAGTGGCGGCCACGGTGGCGTCGGGGCTGGCCGCCGGGATCAGGGAACCCCGAAATGTGGACAATGTGGACAATGTGGACATTGTGGACACCTGTGGACAGGTGTGGACAGGTGTGGACAGGTGTGGACACCTGTGGACAGGTGTGGACACCTGTGGACAGGATATGGCCCAGCGTGGACGGGGTGATTCCGTTAGATTCGGCGGAAACCTTGCGGCTGAAATCAGCGAATGGGTAGCAAATTCAACAGGTTCGTTCACGACGGCCGACGTTGACCGGGAGTTCGGACTAGTCGATCGGCGCGACCGAAAAAACCGGTCGATGGTCCTGACACGCCTTATAGAAGAAAAGAAGATTAAGAGAGATCCCCGCCAGGCGGGGCGGTTCCATATTTTGGCTAGCCATTTGGAGTTCGTTGACCTGGCCAGCACAGACGGCCAGCCATTTGGGCTGGCATTGCCCCTGGGCCTTGACCAGATGGTGAGCCTCCCCCCCAAGTCGATCGTTGTGCTGGCCGGCCAGACCAATGCAGGAAAAACGGCCCTGGCGCTCAACATCCTGCGCGACAACATCGGCCGCCAGGAGTTGCTTTATTGCATGTCGGAGATGGGGCCACAAGAGTATCGCCAGCGCGTTGGGGCTTTCGGCGACCCCCTTGACCATTGGCGAGCCGTCCGCGCCGCGTCTCTCGCCAGCGGCTTTGACGACGCCATCGCCGCCCACAACCGCGACGGGTTGACCGTCGTCGACTACCTTGAGGAGCGGGACGGCGAATACTTCAAGATTGCTTCCGATATTAGGGGCGTCTATGACGCGCTGGGCAACGGCGTTGCATTCGTCTGCCTGCAAAAAAAAACCGGCGCAACCTTTGGGCGCGGCGGCGAGGCGACGGCTGAGAAAAGCCGCCTTTACATGGCATTGGACGTGCTAACTCACGCCCGAGGCCGCACAGTGTGCGCCCTGAAAATTGTCAAAGCCAAAGCCTACCCCGGCCGCAACCCAAACGGTCTGGAGCGGCACTTTGTGATACACCACGGCTGGCGCTTGGAGCCCGTATCTGATTGGGTGCGACTGGACGACCGCGAGCGGGCCGCCTACGCCACGAAGTACGAGGCGACACTCGGGAGGGCCGCGTAA
- a CDS encoding HNH endonuclease, producing the protein MSDWPYSTSRWRRLRLQVLRSEPLCRECRRAGKIVAATDVDHIKPVAYGGMPCDCNNLQPLCHSCHSKKTNAQDGGGWQRKHDRAVDAATGWPLGKDHWWNGDGAVGEKSLGADAHRPVCPIAEES; encoded by the coding sequence ATGTCTGACTGGCCATACTCAACATCTCGCTGGCGGCGCTTGCGGCTTCAGGTTCTTCGAAGCGAACCATTGTGCCGGGAATGCCGGCGGGCCGGGAAGATCGTCGCCGCAACCGACGTCGATCACATCAAGCCTGTTGCCTATGGGGGAATGCCCTGTGATTGCAATAACTTGCAACCGCTCTGTCACTCTTGCCATTCCAAAAAAACCAACGCCCAAGACGGCGGCGGTTGGCAACGCAAGCATGACAGGGCGGTTGACGCGGCCACTGGCTGGCCGCTGGGCAAGGACCATTGGTGGAACGGCGACGGGGCCGTCGGGGAAAAATCTCTGGGGGCTGACGCACACAGACCGGTGTGCCCCATCGCAGAAGAGAGTTAG
- a CDS encoding terminase large subunit — protein MGRRGPKAGPLKTADTPREIGAHCFLWERPGLSRAARVIIFVESLPITSGMHAGRRFRLRPWQKRIVRALYRTRGGRRVVRKALLTLPRKNGKTALAAALALAHLIGPEAEQRGQVYSAAADRDQASIIFAEMEAVIGAVPEFAARCNVQRFRKAIEDDVTGSVYHALSSDDRKAHGLSPSFVVYDELAQARTRHLFDNLDTGAGARREPLMVVISTQSSDQHHVMTELVDYGRKLLDGVIEDETFLPIIYAAPPDADPWSEDVWRACNPALGDFRALEEMRQFAAQAKRIPAKQAVFESLYLNRPTEVDGRFIAQADWNACAGPVDVEALRGRPCWAGLDLGSTTDLTALVLYFPEDGGAVLPFFWVPAENLDEREDNDRVPYRTWASQGLIETTPGRAIDRRAIAMRLAEVASRFDLKGVAYDRWRVEDLKVILADEGVELPLTPWGQGFKDMAPAVDLLEAGILQRQIAHGGHPVLTWCASNVVVETDPAGGRKISKSRSREKVDGIVALVMAMGLHARAEKLVEYDFSHPMVINL, from the coding sequence ATGGGCCGACGTGGACCAAAAGCCGGGCCGCTGAAAACGGCCGACACGCCCCGCGAAATTGGCGCGCATTGCTTTCTTTGGGAGCGGCCGGGGCTGAGCCGGGCGGCCCGCGTCATTATTTTCGTGGAGAGCCTGCCCATCACCAGCGGCATGCATGCGGGCCGGCGCTTCCGGCTGCGCCCCTGGCAAAAGCGGATTGTGCGAGCGCTCTACCGGACGCGGGGCGGTCGGCGCGTGGTGCGCAAAGCCTTGCTTACCCTGCCCCGCAAGAACGGCAAGACCGCCCTGGCGGCGGCCCTGGCCCTGGCGCACCTGATTGGGCCAGAAGCTGAACAGCGCGGCCAAGTCTATTCGGCGGCGGCCGACAGAGACCAAGCGTCAATCATCTTCGCGGAGATGGAAGCGGTGATCGGCGCTGTTCCCGAGTTCGCGGCCAGGTGTAACGTGCAACGCTTTCGAAAGGCCATCGAGGACGACGTGACGGGTTCGGTCTATCACGCCCTGTCCAGCGACGACCGCAAGGCCCATGGCTTGAGCCCAAGTTTCGTGGTCTACGACGAACTTGCCCAGGCGCGGACCCGGCATTTGTTTGACAACCTGGACACGGGCGCGGGCGCTAGGCGGGAGCCGCTCATGGTGGTGATCAGCACGCAATCCAGCGACCAACATCACGTCATGACCGAACTGGTGGACTATGGCCGCAAGTTGCTGGACGGCGTGATCGAGGACGAAACGTTTTTGCCGATCATCTACGCCGCGCCGCCGGATGCGGACCCCTGGAGCGAGGACGTTTGGCGGGCCTGCAATCCGGCGCTTGGCGACTTCCGGGCGCTCGAGGAAATGCGCCAGTTCGCGGCGCAAGCCAAGCGCATTCCGGCCAAGCAGGCGGTCTTTGAAAGCCTGTATCTGAACAGGCCAACGGAGGTTGACGGCCGGTTCATCGCCCAAGCCGACTGGAACGCCTGCGCCGGGCCGGTGGATGTTGAGGCTTTGCGTGGCCGGCCATGCTGGGCCGGGCTGGACCTGGGTTCCACCACGGACCTGACGGCGCTGGTGCTCTACTTCCCCGAGGACGGCGGCGCGGTGTTGCCCTTCTTTTGGGTTCCGGCCGAAAACCTGGATGAGCGAGAAGACAACGACCGCGTGCCATATCGGACCTGGGCCAGCCAAGGCTTGATCGAAACCACGCCTGGCCGGGCCATCGACCGACGGGCCATTGCCATGCGCCTTGCCGAGGTGGCTTCCAGGTTCGACCTGAAAGGCGTGGCCTACGACAGGTGGCGCGTCGAGGACTTGAAGGTGATCCTGGCGGATGAGGGCGTCGAGTTGCCGTTGACCCCGTGGGGCCAGGGCTTCAAGGACATGGCCCCGGCGGTGGACCTGCTGGAAGCTGGCATCCTGCAACGCCAAATAGCCCATGGCGGGCATCCTGTTTTGACGTGGTGCGCCAGTAACGTTGTGGTCGAAACGGACCCGGCGGGCGGGCGCAAGATAAGCAAGTCGCGGTCACGGGAAAAAGTTGACGGCATCGTGGCGCTGGTCATGGCCATGGGCCTGCATGCGCGGGCCGAAAAGCTGGTGGAATACGATTTTTCCCATCCCATGGTGATAAACTTATGA
- a CDS encoding IS481 family transposase produces MTTEKKVARRKLSLLELAGELSNVSRACKLMGYSRQQFYEIRRNFQTYGAQGLVDRLPGPKGPHPNRVEAEVEAAIMAYSLEYPTHGALRVSQQLALRGVQVSSGGVRGVWSRHEMLTRHERLLRLEQSVRAQDIQLSDEQIRALERFSPEFRDRHIEARHTGALVAVDTFFVGALKGVGKVYLQSVIDCHSRHAWGRLYTSKLPVTAVHVLNEEVLPCFEAHDAVIETVLSDNGREFCGRPDQHPYELFLQLEGIEHRTTRVRRPQSNGFVERLHRTLLDEHFRIKGRQKWYETLDEMQADLDEYLRHYNHERAHQGRNMNGRTPSQAFLEGLPGRKKPKEKASQKAA; encoded by the coding sequence ATGACCACGGAGAAGAAGGTAGCACGAAGGAAGCTGAGTCTGCTAGAGCTTGCTGGGGAATTGAGCAACGTCAGCCGGGCCTGCAAACTGATGGGCTACTCGCGGCAGCAGTTTTACGAGATTCGGCGCAATTTCCAGACCTACGGCGCACAGGGCCTTGTGGACCGTTTGCCCGGCCCCAAGGGGCCGCATCCCAATCGTGTGGAAGCGGAGGTTGAGGCGGCGATCATGGCTTACAGCCTGGAGTATCCGACCCACGGAGCGCTTCGCGTGTCGCAGCAATTGGCCCTTCGCGGCGTGCAAGTGAGTTCCGGCGGCGTGCGAGGCGTGTGGAGTCGCCACGAGATGCTCACGCGGCACGAGCGTCTTTTGCGTCTCGAGCAATCGGTTCGCGCCCAGGACATTCAACTCAGCGACGAGCAGATTCGGGCTTTGGAGCGCTTCAGCCCGGAGTTTCGCGACCGCCACATCGAGGCCCGGCACACCGGGGCCCTGGTGGCGGTGGACACGTTTTTCGTTGGCGCGCTCAAGGGCGTGGGCAAGGTGTATCTACAATCGGTCATCGACTGCCACAGCCGCCACGCCTGGGGTCGCCTGTACACCAGCAAGCTTCCGGTCACGGCGGTGCATGTGCTCAACGAGGAAGTGCTGCCGTGCTTTGAGGCCCACGACGCGGTGATTGAGACGGTGCTTTCGGACAATGGGCGAGAGTTTTGCGGCCGGCCAGACCAGCATCCGTATGAGCTGTTTCTGCAGCTTGAGGGGATCGAACACCGCACCACCAGGGTGCGTCGGCCTCAGAGCAATGGCTTCGTGGAACGGCTTCACCGGACGCTCTTGGACGAGCATTTCCGGATCAAGGGCCGTCAGAAATGGTATGAAACCTTGGATGAGATGCAGGCCGACTTGGATGAGTATCTGCGCCATTACAACCATGAGCGGGCGCACCAGGGCCGGAACATGAACGGCAGGACGCCGAGTCAGGCTTTCCTGGAGGGCCTGCCCGGGCGTAAGAAGCCCAAGGAAAAGGCGTCCCAAAAGGCCGCCTAA
- a CDS encoding tyrosine-type recombinase/integrase, with amino-acid sequence MGVVVREKDSGSGVWWVFVNEDGHRTSRKVGSKRLALEVAEKIKAKLVLRKCGLVAPEKVKLPLFRDYAQIWLEGFIKHTRRPATYERYRDVLKKYVTPKLGSLPLDQISRGQVRDLLLGIYSKGLSKASVCIVRDTISGVMGFAVDEELIPSNPVIGITKRLNLGRDDGNTVEPMTHEEVALFLETCAKHYPERYPFFLTAFRTGMRLGELLALQWGDIDWHGRFIVVRRSFKGGYTTSTKTGKARRVDMSNQLFETLCALQTKRKREAVGAGRGELAPLIFHKGGLPIAQNSARNHFKRILQKAGLREMRVHDIRHTFASLLLSAGQSPVYVKEQLGHSSISMTVDIYGHLIPSSNRDAVNQLDEAAPECTPRAPYETKNPVTHQDYGTISFLVPKGRLELPHPYGY; translated from the coding sequence ATGGGGGTAGTCGTTCGAGAGAAGGATAGTGGTTCCGGCGTCTGGTGGGTTTTCGTCAACGAAGACGGCCACCGCACCAGCCGCAAGGTTGGCAGTAAACGTCTGGCCCTGGAGGTGGCGGAAAAGATCAAGGCCAAGTTGGTGCTACGCAAGTGCGGGTTGGTGGCCCCGGAAAAGGTCAAGCTGCCCCTGTTCCGCGACTATGCCCAGATTTGGCTTGAGGGCTTCATCAAGCACACGCGGCGTCCGGCCACCTATGAGCGTTACCGAGACGTTCTGAAAAAGTACGTGACGCCAAAGCTGGGCAGCTTGCCGTTGGATCAGATCAGCCGGGGCCAGGTGCGTGATTTGCTGCTGGGCATCTACAGCAAAGGTCTTTCCAAGGCGTCGGTATGCATCGTGCGTGACACCATCAGCGGCGTGATGGGCTTCGCTGTCGATGAAGAACTGATCCCATCCAACCCCGTGATAGGCATCACCAAGCGGCTGAACCTGGGCCGTGACGACGGCAACACGGTTGAGCCCATGACCCATGAAGAGGTGGCCCTGTTCCTGGAGACGTGCGCCAAGCACTACCCGGAGCGCTACCCCTTCTTTTTGACGGCCTTCAGAACGGGCATGCGCCTTGGCGAACTGCTGGCCCTGCAATGGGGCGACATTGATTGGCACGGCCGTTTCATCGTGGTGCGGCGCTCGTTCAAGGGCGGATACACCACGTCAACCAAGACCGGCAAGGCCCGGCGCGTGGACATGTCCAACCAATTGTTCGAAACGTTGTGCGCTCTGCAAACCAAGCGCAAGCGTGAGGCGGTGGGAGCGGGGCGGGGCGAACTAGCGCCGCTAATCTTCCACAAGGGCGGCCTGCCCATCGCGCAAAATAGCGCCCGCAACCATTTCAAGCGGATTTTGCAGAAGGCCGGCCTGCGGGAAATGCGCGTGCATGATATCAGGCACACGTTCGCCAGCCTGCTTTTGAGCGCCGGCCAAAGCCCGGTTTACGTCAAGGAACAGCTTGGCCATTCCAGCATTTCCATGACCGTGGATATCTACGGCCACCTTATACCGAGCAGCAATCGGGACGCGGTTAACCAGCTTGACGAGGCCGCGCCGGAATGCACCCCCCGCGCACCCTACGAAACGAAGAATCCCGTAACCCATCAGGATTACGGGACAATTTCGTTTTTGGTGCCGAAGGGGAGACTCGAACTCCCACACCCGTACGGGTACTAG
- a CDS encoding bifunctional riboflavin kinase/FAD synthetase: MIVLRGLEELRQKYPSPVVTIGNFDGVHLGHQALFAKARERALALGGASLAMTFEPHPMRVLRPAVNLPLITPLEQKLQLIEAQGVDVALCVQFDAGFAALSADDFVDKLLVARLRAAEVVVGYDFSFGHRGLGDLELLQQKGAQHGFAVHVVGPVLVDGRAVSSTRVRQEVGAGHLAEARKLLGRNYRIAGTVVSGHGRGAKVVGFATANIKVSDELLPAEGVYAVLVQDDQGKLHKGVTNIGNNPTFADAQLSVETHLLDYHGDLYGKHIVVIFIEYLRGEQKFASADELKAQIAKDIQRAHCVLDQDLSRRQA, encoded by the coding sequence ATGATCGTGCTGCGCGGCCTGGAGGAGTTGAGGCAAAAATACCCATCGCCCGTGGTGACGATCGGCAACTTCGACGGCGTGCATCTGGGCCATCAAGCCTTGTTCGCCAAGGCCAGGGAGCGGGCCCTGGCCCTGGGCGGCGCGTCGTTGGCCATGACCTTCGAGCCGCACCCCATGCGCGTGTTGCGGCCGGCGGTCAACCTGCCGCTGATCACCCCGTTGGAGCAAAAGCTGCAACTGATCGAGGCCCAGGGCGTGGACGTGGCTTTGTGCGTGCAATTTGACGCTGGCTTCGCCGCCCTCAGCGCCGATGATTTCGTGGACAAGCTGCTGGTGGCCCGCCTGCGCGCGGCCGAAGTGGTGGTGGGCTACGATTTCAGCTTTGGCCATCGCGGCCTGGGCGATCTGGAGCTGTTGCAGCAAAAGGGCGCGCAACACGGCTTTGCCGTGCACGTGGTCGGGCCGGTGCTGGTCGACGGCCGGGCAGTCAGCTCCACCAGGGTGCGTCAGGAGGTCGGCGCGGGTCATTTGGCCGAGGCGCGCAAGCTTCTGGGCCGCAACTATCGCATCGCCGGCACGGTGGTGAGCGGCCACGGCCGTGGGGCCAAGGTGGTGGGTTTCGCCACGGCCAACATCAAGGTCAGCGACGAGCTTTTGCCGGCCGAGGGCGTCTACGCCGTGCTTGTGCAGGATGACCAGGGCAAGCTGCACAAAGGCGTGACCAACATCGGCAACAATCCCACCTTCGCCGACGCCCAACTGAGCGTCGAGACCCATCTGCTAGATTATCATGGCGACCTCTACGGCAAGCACATAGTGGTCATTTTCATAGAATACCTGCGCGGCGAACAAAAATTCGCCTCGGCCGACGAACTCAAGGCCCAAATCGCCAAGGACATCCAGCGCGCCCACTGCGTGTTGGATCAAGACCTCAGCCGCCGGCAGGCCTAA
- the hflX gene encoding GTPase HflX, protein MPKLIGSTQGLKPSQINRLNNLYRRRLPPAEVLLPEQARALAALSHEIGRQIGLVVDRKGEVRQVAVGGPDSLPHIDASRMRHGRARLAGVALVHTALGPSGLSQADQTALPQRRWDYLAVLNVDDQGLPGLVRVAHLLPQPEDGQDVRLLRPFMAGQTPHDMAALVQSLEDEFARLAPPLDVRAQAAAILVSVTTGSRQLAEEHMDELAELARSAGLEVRGRVVQRRQRLDPRTLMGPGRLAEVLLLALRQGASVVVFDQDLSPGQAHNLALLTDSDIKVIDRTQLILDIFAQRAATREGKLQVEMAQLRYLMPRLTSRDDGLSRLTGGIGGRGPGETRLEIDRRRVRERLHRLEKDLQEVGKQRQRRRDQRKRGGAPVLSIVGYTNAGKSTLLNTLTGSSVLSEDRLFATLDPTTRRLRFPQEREVIVTDTVGFIRDLPKELRQAFAATLEELAQADLLLHVADASNPMVEEQIAAVERTLDELDLTQAPTILVLNKIDKADPEAVTALVNRHQGWPVSALDPPSLRPLLAAIEGMAFGQNAGAV, encoded by the coding sequence TTGCCCAAACTCATCGGCTCGACCCAAGGCCTTAAGCCAAGCCAGATCAACCGCTTGAACAACCTCTACCGCCGTCGCCTGCCACCGGCCGAGGTCTTGCTGCCCGAGCAGGCCCGGGCCCTGGCCGCGCTATCCCACGAGATCGGCCGACAGATCGGCCTGGTGGTCGACCGCAAAGGCGAGGTGCGCCAGGTCGCCGTGGGCGGCCCCGACTCCCTGCCCCACATCGACGCCAGCCGCATGCGCCACGGCCGCGCCCGCCTGGCCGGCGTGGCCCTGGTGCACACCGCCCTGGGCCCGTCCGGCCTCTCCCAGGCCGACCAAACCGCCCTGCCCCAACGGCGCTGGGATTATCTGGCCGTGTTGAACGTCGACGACCAGGGCTTGCCGGGCCTGGTGCGCGTCGCCCACCTGTTGCCCCAGCCCGAGGACGGCCAGGACGTCCGCCTGCTGCGGCCGTTCATGGCCGGCCAGACGCCCCACGACATGGCCGCGCTGGTGCAATCGCTGGAAGACGAGTTTGCCCGCCTGGCCCCGCCCCTGGACGTGCGCGCACAGGCCGCCGCCATCTTGGTCAGCGTGACCACCGGCTCGCGTCAATTGGCCGAGGAGCACATGGACGAGTTGGCCGAACTGGCCCGCTCGGCCGGGCTGGAGGTGCGTGGCCGGGTGGTCCAACGCCGCCAGCGCCTGGACCCGCGCACGCTCATGGGCCCCGGCCGCCTGGCCGAGGTGCTGCTGCTGGCCCTGCGCCAAGGCGCCTCGGTGGTGGTCTTCGACCAGGACCTATCGCCCGGCCAGGCCCACAACCTGGCCTTGCTCACCGACAGCGACATCAAGGTCATCGACCGCACCCAGCTCATTTTGGACATTTTCGCCCAGCGCGCGGCCACCCGCGAGGGCAAGCTCCAGGTCGAGATGGCCCAACTACGCTACCTCATGCCGCGCCTGACCAGCCGCGACGACGGCCTCAGCCGCCTGACCGGCGGCATCGGCGGCCGCGGCCCCGGCGAAACCCGGTTGGAGATCGACCGCCGCCGCGTGCGCGAACGGCTGCATCGCCTGGAAAAAGACCTGCAAGAGGTGGGCAAGCAACGCCAGCGCCGTCGCGACCAACGCAAACGCGGCGGCGCGCCGGTGCTTTCCATCGTCGGCTACACCAACGCCGGCAAATCCACCCTGCTCAACACCCTCACCGGCAGTAGCGTGCTCTCCGAAGACCGCCTCTTCGCCACCCTGGACCCCACCACCCGCCGTCTGCGCTTCCCCCAGGAGCGCGAGGTCATCGTCACCGACACTGTTGGCTTTATCCGCGATCTGCCAAAAGAATTGCGCCAGGCCTTTGCCGCCACCCTCGAAGAGCTGGCCCAGGCCGACCTGCTCTTGCACGTGGCCGACGCCAGCAATCCCATGGTCGAGGAGCAGATAGCGGCGGTGGAGCGCACATTGGATGAACTGGACCTGACCCAGGCCCCGACGATTCTGGTGCTCAACAAAATAGACAAGGCCGACCCCGAGGCCGTGACGGCCCTGGTCAATCGCCACCAAGGCTGGCCAGTGTCGGCCCTTGATCCGCCAAGCCTGCGGCCGTTGCTGGCGGCCATCGAGGGCATGGCCTTTGGCCAAAACGCCGGCGCGGTTTAG